A genomic stretch from Primulina huaijiensis isolate GDHJ02 chromosome 14, ASM1229523v2, whole genome shotgun sequence includes:
- the LOC140956857 gene encoding uncharacterized protein, translating to MGKWNRRYLPRKKGRYGQYEEPAPSSSRSYDTQSNYFGIGDNRVPSWEVDYCNSLKIPWYKISASKKYIYCYPTVLNWDDSAGKEAFHNAKQRYWTMINGLPCVNPLPDPDMFIDEIDWNPCLDPKLMTDIETLYFNPDKSHTVDKLETINEEVDYAQVPNDTNQCTNNPWEKDHSHDSPSFKDTLQGWKQYHDPWEQGQDKITDSLKDNGWRSVNDSSGWAVWPDNAKPSNQGVAGQQEGWGHWGGGNSNDQEFRNWGNCGYSQSNDWSTGFRERGWRDDRNGPGISREEPNCWDQGRFRKGGGCLSFRGGGRKRESSFQSIPSYKSSRYQRL from the exons ATGGGCAAATGGAATCGGAGATATCTGCCCAGGAAGAAGGGCAGATACGGCCAGTATGAAGAACCCGCTCCGTCTTCTTCAAGATCCTACGACACCCAATCAAATTATTTTG GTATTGGAGATAACCGGGTGCCGTCATGGGAAGTTGATTATTGCAATTCCTTGAAGATTCCATGGTATAAGATTTCGGCTTCCAAAAAGTACATTTACTGTTATCCTACCGTACTAAATTGGGATGATTCTGCTGGAAAAGAAGCATTCCATAACGCGAAACAACGATACTGGACAATGATCAATGGCTTACCCTGTGTTAACCCTTTACCCGACCCTGATATGTTCATTGATGAAATTGATTGGAACCCATGTTTGGATCCTAAACTGATGACAGATATCGAGACCCTTTATTTTAATCCAGATAAATCCCACACGGTTGACAAATTGGAAACCATAAATGAAGAGGTCGACTATGCTCAAGTACCAAATGATACAAACCAATGTACTAACAACCCTTGGGAAAAGGATCATTCACACGACTCTCCCAGTTTCAAAGATACATTACAGGGATGGAAGCAGTATCATGATCCTTGGGAACAAGGCCAAGATAAAATTACTGATTCCTTGAAGGATAATGGATGGAGAAGTGTGAATGATTCTTCAGGTTGGGCTGTGTGGCCTGATAACGCCAAGCCTTCTAATCAAGGTGTGGCTGGACAACAAGAAGGATGGGGACATTGGGGTGGTGGAAATTCTAATGATCAAGAATTCAGGAACTGGGGTAATTGTGGATATTCTCAGTCAAACGACTGGTCTACTGGTTTCCGAGAAAGAGGTTGGAGGGATGATCGGAATGGACCAGGGATTTCGAGGGAGGAGCCAAATTGTTGGGATCAAGGCAGATTCAGGAAGGGGGGTGGATGTTTGTCGTTTCGTGGTGGTGGCCGGAAGAGGGAAAGTTCTTTCCAGTCTATTCCTAGCTATAAGAGCTCCAGGTATCAAAGGTTATAA
- the LOC140957994 gene encoding protein FAR1-RELATED SEQUENCE 5-like — protein MRFDSIEDAFSFYNQYARESGFSARISNNKKSKQTNEVIWKKFVCFKEGQTDDIRWSKQAKNDRPRKERARGQTRTGCKSRLSIVKEQTGPGWVVSTFTESHNHPLSTPSKVHLLHSHRSISASKKALSQQFAEANVPTCQQMRLFEIESGGPEHVGFLESDMKNYEKSVRDEHKGIDAGTLIDFFESEKEKSSIFFFDYETDSDNIFTWCFWVDPMSRRAYNAFGDVVVFDTTYNTNKYGMIFAPFVGVNHHHQTIVFGCGFLSDEKTESFVWLLNKFLEAMCKGMSSSQRSESSHAFFKRYVSSKNSLMDFIIRFNKALRHQRHNELVADHVDMNERPKIRSNWPMESQMVNVYTKKKWLEFQKEISQSHGYYVQPESVGTEFGVYKVMNFQGSSSSKPRVLTHAIQGDYISCSCMKFQFEGIPCRHMLAFFRINQVFHLPDKYILKRWTQDAKNVALFPMDEQNVMDDPKRCLMSRHLRLSYKSSALVDVASLTVEGTNFLSAQFDYIGSKMKEMNIDTTLSGGSQSRRATDGTIGIIDPSDIRTKGCGKRLKSSKEKSTSKGRLCRGCGLRGVLHDKRNCPNLQDGF, from the exons ATGAGATTTGATTCAATAGAGGATGCATTCTCATTCTATAACCAATACGCACGAGAATCCGGTTTCAGTGCGAGAATAAGTAACAACAAGAAAAGTAAGCAAACAAACGAAgttatttggaaaaaatttgTATGCTTTAAAGAAGGGCAAACAGATGACATTCGATGGAGTAAACAAGCAAAAAATGATCGACCTAGAAAGGAAAGAGCGCGTGGCCAGACTAGAACCGGGTGTAAGTCCAGGCTTTCAATTGTGAAGGAACAAACAGGTCCTGGTTGGGTTGTCAGTACATTCACGGAAAGTCATAATCATCCATTGTCGACTCCTTCAAAGGTACATTTGTTACACTCACATCGTAGTATTTCTGCATCAAAAAAAGCCCTAAGTCAACAATTTGCAGAAGCCAATGTGCCAACTTGTCAACAAATGAGATTATTTGAGATAGAGTCTGGAGGGCCTGAGCATGTAGGTTTCTTAGAGAGTGATATGAAAAACTATGAGAAAAGTGTCAGGGATGAGCATAAGGGTATCGATGCAGGGACATTGATTGATTTCTTCGAATCTGAGAAAGAAAAGAGTTCAATCTTCTTTTTTGATTATGAGACTGATTCAGACAACATATTTACCTGGTGTTTTTGGGTTGATCCTATGTCAAGGAGAGCATACAATGCCTTTGGTGATGTAGTTGTGTTTGATACGACGTATAACACCAACAAATATGGGATGATTTTCGCACCATTTGTTGGGgttaatcatcatcatcaaacCATTGTTTTTGGTTGTGGATTCTTGAGTGACGAGAAAACTGAATCTTTTGTTTGGTTGCTTAATAAGTTCTTAGAAGCCATGTGTAAAG GGATGTCAAGTAGCCAGCGATCTGAAAGTTCACATGCCTTTTTCAAGAGGTATGTATCTAGCAAAAACTCATTGATGGATTTTATTATCCGTTTCAATAAGGCACTCCGACACCAAAGACACAATGAGTTAGTTGCAGATCATGTTGATATGAATGAGCGTCCCAAGATTCGGTCAAACTGGCCAATGGAATCTCAGATGGTTAATGTGTACACGAAGAAGAAATGGTTGGAGTTTCAAAAGGAAATCAGTCAGAGTCATGGTTATTACGTGCAACCAGAATCTGTGGGAACTGAGTTTGGGGTTTACAAGGTGATGAATTTCCAAGGTTCTTCTTCTTCGAAACCAAGAGTGCTTACTCATGCCATTCAAGGAGATTATATATCTTGCAGTTGtatgaaatttcagtttgagggaATCCCGTGCAGGCATATGTTAGCATTTTTTCGTATAAATCAAGTTTTTCATTTGCCTGATAAGTACATTCTAAAACGTTGGACTCAAGATGCCAAAAATGTAGCATTATTTCCTATGGATGAGCAAAATGTGATGGACGACCCAAAAAGGTGTTTGATGTCAAGACATTTGAGGTTATCCTACAAATCTTCTGCATTAGTTGATGTTGCATCGTTGACTGTTGAGGGAACAAACTTCTTGTCCGCACAATTTGATTATATTGGCAGTAAAATGAAGGAGATGAATATTGATACAACATTAAGCGGTGGAAGTCAAAGTAGAAGAGCCACAGACGGGACCATTGGTATCATTGATCCGTCTGATATCAGAACAAAAGGGTGTGGGAAGAGATTAAAATCGTCGAAGGAGAAGTCGACCTCAAAGGGAAGACTGTGTCGTGGATGTGGGCTTCGAGGTGTGCTACATGACAAGCGCAACTGTCCAAATTTGCAAGACGG gttCTAA